A segment of the Aromatoleum aromaticum EbN1 genome:
ATCATGCCGCACAACACCCGCAAGCGGATCTGCCGCTCGCTCGCGATGCTGCGCGACAAGCAGCTCGACAACCCGTGGCGCAAGCACGGCAACATCCCGCTCTGACCGTTCATCGCTCTGAATTGAGGTAAGAAATGTTCAAGAAGATTCTGATCGCGAACCGGGGAGAGATCGCCTGCCGGGTCATCAAGACTGCCCGCAGGATGGGCATCCAGACGGTCGCGGTGTATTCCGAGGCTGACCGCGATTCACTGTTCGTCGACCTCGCCGACGAAGGCGTCTGTATCGGGCCGGCGCCGTCGAAGGAGTCGTACCTGGTGATGGACAAGATCATCGCCGCGTGCAAGAAGACCGGCGCTGAAGCGGTGCATCCGGGCTACGGCTTCCTGTCCGAGAATGCCGAGTTCTCGCGCCGGCTCGAGGAAGAAGGCATCGTCTTCATCGGCCCGAAACATTACTCGGTTGGCCAGATGGGCGACAAGATCGCGTCGAAGAAGCTCGCGAAGGAAGCCCGGGTCAACACGATTCCGGGCTACGCCGACGCCATCGACACTGCCGAGCAGGCAGTCGAGATCGCCAAGGGCATCGGCTATCCGGTGATGATCAAGGCTTCGGCCGGCGGCGGCGGCAAGGGCCTGCGCGTCGCGTTCAGCGACCAGGAGTGCTTCGAAGGCTTCACGTCGTGCCGCAACGAAGCGAAGACGGCGTTCGGCGACGACCGCATCCTGATCGAGAAATACGTGCTCGAGCCGCGCCACATCGAGATCCAGGTGTTGGGCGACGCGCACGGCAACGTCGTGTACCTGCACGAGCGCGAATGCTCGATCCAGCGCCGTCACCAGAAAGTCATCGAAGAGGCGCCGAGCCCGTTCCTCGACCCGGTGACGCGCCGCGCGATGGGCGAGCAGGCGGTCGCGCTCGCGAAAGCGGTGCAGTACCAGTCGGCCGGCACGGTGGAATTCGTCGTCGGCGCCGACAGGTCGTTCTACTTCCTCGAGATGAACACGCGGCTGCAGGTCGAGCACCCGGTCACCGAGATGATCACGGGACTCGATCTCGTCGAGCAGATGATCCGCGTCGCCGCCGGCGAGAAGCTCGCGTTCCGCCAGGAAGACATCCGGCTCAACGGCTGGTCGATGGAATGCCGCATCAACGCCGAAGACCCGTTTCGCGGCTTCCTGCCGTCGACCGGGCGGCTCGTGAAATTCGAGCCGCCGGCCGAAGTGCCAGCGGGTTTGGCAACTGAGGTGCGCGTCGATACCGGCGTCTACGAAGGCGGCGAGATTTCGATGTTCTACGATTCGATGATCGCGAAGCTGATCACGCACGGCACGAACCGCGACCAGGCGATCGAGCGGATGCGCGACGCCCTCAACGCGTTCGTGATCCGCGGCATCAGTTCGAACATCCCGTTCCAGGCCGCGCTGATGCAGCATCCGCGCTTCGTCTCGGGCCACTTCAACACGGGCTTCATCAGTGAGGAGTACCCGAAGGGCTTCGACGCTTCGATGGTGCCGCACGATGACCCGACGCTGTTCATTGCGGCGGCCGCCGCGCTGCACCGCCGTTTCGAGGACCGCGATGCGCAGATCTCAGGCCAGATGCCGGGCCACGAGCGTGTCGTCGGCGACAAATACACGGTGATGCGCGGTGACGAACGCAGCCTCGTGACGGTCGTGCCGGCTGTGGGTGGCTACGACGTGGAACTCGGCGGCGAGACGTTCGCGGTGCGCACCGACTGGAAGTTCGGCGACGCGCTGATGAACGGCACGCTCAACGGCAAGCCGTTCACGATCCAGGTCGCCCGTACCGGGCTGCGCTATCGTCTGTCGCACAACGGCACGCAAGCGGTGCTGCTGGTAATGAGCGCGCGTTGGGCCGAACTGCAGTCGCTGATGCCGACCAAGGTGCCGCCCGACCTGTCGCGCTTCCTGCTGTCGCCGATGCCGGGGCTGCTGCGCGAGATCGCGGTGTCGGTCGGTCAGGAAGTCAAGGCGGGCGAGAAGCTCGCGGTCATCGAGGCGATGAAGATGGAGAACGTCCTCAAGGCCGAGCAGGACGGCAAGGTGAAGAAGGTCGTCGCGACAGCCGGCGCCAGCCTCGCGGTGGACGAGGTGATCGTCGAGTTCGAGTAACGGCGGTTCCGCTGCGATAACCCGGCCGCGCGCTCATCTTGCGCAGCCGATCCGGAAAAAGGGCTCACCTCGGTGAGCCCTTTTTCCGTTATCCCGTTTCGGCATCCCGGCGACACTCCTTCCCCGGCGGGATCAGAATCGATGCGGCCGGTGATCCGGAGCGATGCCTTGCGGCGAACAGCCGAGGCGTCCACGACAGCCTCTCAATATTTGCCCAAATATAAATTGTGAGATATTATGGCTGCGCTTCACGAACGCCTGCTGCGTGCCGGCGTTCGTTCCTGAACGGCAGCGGGTCGCTCACTTCTTCGCGACGTCCTGTACCGCCGCCACAAGACCAACGTTCGACGGACCGCGCATTACCCCTTGATCGCCTTCGCGGGGACTTCGCGTGCCGGTCCGGAACGAGATCAGGAGACATCCATGACGGCCCAAGCCCAGTCCCTTACCCGCCCGATCACTTTCAACGCCGCGCGCTTCGAGCCGGTGCCGTTCAAAGTCTACACGCAGCGCGACTTCGACCAGATCGTGCCGCTCGCGAAGCTCTCGGAGGCGCAGCGCTTCGAGATGAAAGTCGTGTCGTCGGTGCTGCCGTTTCGCGTCAACCAGTACGTCATCGACGAACTGATCGACTGGGACAACATCCCTGCCGATCCGATGTTCCAGCTGACGTTCCCGCAGCGCGGCATGCTCGCGCCGGAACATTTTGACCGCATCGCCACTTTGCTCGAGCACGGCGCGGACAAGAAGGATGTCGACGCGGCGGTCGACGCAGTGCGTCACGAGCTGAACCCGCACCCCGCCGACCAGATGGAAATGAACATGCCGCGCGACGAGCACGGCAACCGCCTCGAGGGCATTCAGCACAAGTACCGCGAGACCGTGCTGTTCTTCCCGAGCCAGGGCCAGACCTGCCACAGCTATTGCACGTTCTGCTTCCGCTGGGCGCAGTTCGTCGGCGACAAGGAGCTGCGCATCGCGTCGTCCGAAGCCGAGACACTGCACGCCTATCTGCGCCATCACTGCGAAGTCACCGACCTCTTGTTCACCGGCGGCGACCCGATGGTGATGAAAACGCGCCACTTGCGGGAC
Coding sequences within it:
- the accC gene encoding acetyl-CoA carboxylase biotin carboxylase subunit, with the translated sequence MFKKILIANRGEIACRVIKTARRMGIQTVAVYSEADRDSLFVDLADEGVCIGPAPSKESYLVMDKIIAACKKTGAEAVHPGYGFLSENAEFSRRLEEEGIVFIGPKHYSVGQMGDKIASKKLAKEARVNTIPGYADAIDTAEQAVEIAKGIGYPVMIKASAGGGGKGLRVAFSDQECFEGFTSCRNEAKTAFGDDRILIEKYVLEPRHIEIQVLGDAHGNVVYLHERECSIQRRHQKVIEEAPSPFLDPVTRRAMGEQAVALAKAVQYQSAGTVEFVVGADRSFYFLEMNTRLQVEHPVTEMITGLDLVEQMIRVAAGEKLAFRQEDIRLNGWSMECRINAEDPFRGFLPSTGRLVKFEPPAEVPAGLATEVRVDTGVYEGGEISMFYDSMIAKLITHGTNRDQAIERMRDALNAFVIRGISSNIPFQAALMQHPRFVSGHFNTGFISEEYPKGFDASMVPHDDPTLFIAAAAALHRRFEDRDAQISGQMPGHERVVGDKYTVMRGDERSLVTVVPAVGGYDVELGGETFAVRTDWKFGDALMNGTLNGKPFTIQVARTGLRYRLSHNGTQAVLLVMSARWAELQSLMPTKVPPDLSRFLLSPMPGLLREIAVSVGQEVKAGEKLAVIEAMKMENVLKAEQDGKVKKVVATAGASLAVDEVIVEFE